The proteins below are encoded in one region of Hordeum vulgare subsp. vulgare chromosome 3H, MorexV3_pseudomolecules_assembly, whole genome shotgun sequence:
- the LOC123441957 gene encoding protein MIZU-KUSSEI 1-like, with protein sequence MPEHRAISAPNAPVIKPAPAMIRYATPQPTPPMSPLHGPATPRTPGAYAELPPPSPRPAITLTAPPSKKKQRRTAARSLRAIRAVRALFRSLPILAPACRFHGIVPRHGGPSRMHDGHVSGASRTTGTLFGHRRARVTLAVQETPGSVPILLLELAMQTGRFMQEMGAEHLRVALECEKKPPGAGAGIGRTRLLDEPLWTAYVNGRKIGYAMRREPTEDDLTVMQLLRTVSVGAGVLPNDVMGCDTAEGQEAGDLAYMRARFDRVVGSRDSESLYMLNPDGNNGPELSIFFIRI encoded by the coding sequence ATGCCAGAACATCGCGCTATCTCGGCACCGAACGCGCCCGTCATCAAGCCGGCGCCGGCCATGATACGCTACGCCACGCCGCAGCCCACCCCGCCGATGTCGCCGCTCCACGGTCCGGCGACGCCTCGCACTCCCGGCGCGTACGCCGAGCTTCCGCCGCCCTCGCCACGGCCCGCGATCACGCTCACCGCGCCCCCGTCCAAGAAGAAGCAGCGCCGCACGGCCGCGCGCTCGCTCCGCGCCATCCGCGCCGTGCGCGCGCTGTTCCGGTCCCTCCCGATCCTCGCCCCGGCGTGccgcttccacggcatcgtcccacgGCACGGCGGGCCGTCGCGGATGCACGACGGCCACGTCAGCGGCGCGTCGCGCACGACGGGCACGCTGTTCGGGCACCGCAGGGCGCGGGTGACGCTGGCCGTGCAAGAGACGCCCGGGAGCGTGCCCATCCTGCTGCTGGAGCTGGCGATGCAGACAGGCAGGTTCATGCAGGAGATGGGCGCCGAGCACTTGCGCGTGGCGCTGGAGTGCGAGAAGAAGCCGCCGGGCGCCGGCGCCGGCATCGGCCGCACGCGCCTACTCGACGAGCCGCTGTGGACGGCTTACGTCAACGGGCGGAAGATCGGGTACGCCATGCGCCGGGAGCCGACCGAGGACGACCTCACGGTCATGCAGCTGCTGCGCACCGTGTCGGTCGGCGCCGGCGTGCTGCCGAACGACGTCATGGGTTGCGACACCGCCGAGGGGCAGGAGGCCGGCGACCTCGCGTACATGCGCGCGCGCTTCGACCGCGTGGTGGGGTCCCGGGACTCCGAGTCGCTGTACATGCTCAACCCTGATGGGAACAATGGCCCAGAGCTTAGTATCTTCTTCATTAGGATATGA